One region of Gilliamella sp. ESL0405 genomic DNA includes:
- a CDS encoding hemagglutinin repeat-containing protein, producing the protein MIKKSSKNILITVLSSSDNLLKNIQLSGNNVTNSGTVFGERVAIDAKNDITNYGKLVGDKLVYLSADNDINLLSSTRTQIRGNNVTTNIDQASIIQVNNGNIVIDAGHDIHAKAGWIINNAETGNTSLHAGHDIRFTAAEIEEKLDLGGGKHYRKSHEHNVVGSEISAANNVTLSAGHDIDAKTVDISAGKQLGLYADNDIAIGTSSERFELDEFHKSSSKGFLNKTTTTTQTQIDNTTEKGSQLYGDSVTIAAGNNLSVTGSQVVGTHDVNLKAGNNIDIDAAEESYYRKQETKTKKSGLMSSGGIGVTIGHEKENLKQTDSEQAYLGSTVGSTEGNVSIQAGKDITVKGSDIIAKQDVNLTGENVAIEALDAKTTYNEQYTYEKSGLTIALTGTAADMYEAAKAVERAKEKGNDKLLALQSIKSALTALEAIEDLQLQNQQGQKQASIGVSVMVGTQRTEREVNQEQHNVISSGVSAGQNIHITATGDANEQGGDITLKGSEVKAGNDINLTANRDVNVIGAVNTQHSDRDEKSYGGGVGIQLQFGGDESGLRFKANGNFSRERENADGSAWTESVIDAKNQLNIKTGHDVNVVGGQLKGDTVKMNVGNNLNIQSLQDTDNYDYEKISASVSGTAGYGGVSANGSLSATEMESKWASVTDQSGIFAGKGGYDITVGNNTDLKGAVIASKAEDTSKNKLDTGTISFSDIKNKADFKVTHVAISGGTAGPGAPTAFKDSDSDSSTTKSAVEKGELIIRNQDQQKQDINGLSRDTDSANNPLKQIFDKQKELDKIETVELIKDIAQQAKSVVKKYDRIEAQKEVDKNKDALTRAEAEKRYKYLSDEEKAKYASFEQYYSANEDSIYYALVDTQLKANKDKNLGTMGGNVSKGIDTAMAIVTGVITGDITGSLAGASAPWIAEQIKLHTGHADEKGNWVTDDIAGNLIAHAILGAVVAELQGGPSIAGGAGAVVGELAAKLIREQLYGKDVKDLTEAEKQNISALAQLAAGLAIAAGGGDTGAAGAAIAAGKNAVENNYLNSSDHQTKESLKYKEKNGTITDSEKLKLLELQIKDESTTNALLEACVDANSQACATERQNAYDALKTYQQYTYLYPVETQIGYQEINHLLKSTSKEANELRSIYDGVVLSFQRWGYNEEDAQKMAGYYMGSMMTVHGVVGAGITLPRIQKVFGNTKQLIGKTATNAGKGTAVNKPLDKTELELQHGKGNVEQGGGNYKETKDKILDNQAANQKANESSKFGEHVAKEQQINAGKGTTQNLPEWISDINSPNGRHYFNNINQKTTAKPLNTVIDSSVDVAADMAAIKNGQASIKGNQITVNGRIYEREANGTLAPISGNGFTTLNRGEFKSLGVYNQFGNTKRAEDILNSMGMSAESRAKALEVWSKNNK; encoded by the coding sequence TTGATTAAAAAGTCTTCTAAAAATATCTTAATCACGGTTTTATCTTCTTCCGATAACTTACTAAAAAATATTCAGTTATCCGGCAATAATGTCACCAATAGCGGCACGGTATTCGGTGAGCGGGTGGCGATTGATGCGAAAAATGATATTACCAATTACGGGAAGTTAGTCGGTGATAAGCTGGTTTATTTATCTGCCGATAATGATATCAATCTTCTGTCCAGTACCCGCACGCAAATCCGTGGCAATAATGTCACCACCAATATCGACCAGGCCAGTATCATTCAGGTGAATAATGGCAATATTGTTATCGATGCCGGGCATGATATTCACGCTAAAGCCGGCTGGATTATTAATAATGCTGAGACAGGCAATACGTCGTTGCACGCCGGTCATGATATTCGCTTTACTGCCGCTGAGATTGAAGAGAAGTTAGATTTAGGTGGCGGCAAACATTATCGTAAAAGCCATGAACACAATGTCGTTGGCAGTGAAATCAGTGCCGCCAATAATGTGACGTTAAGTGCCGGACATGATATTGATGCCAAAACGGTCGATATCTCTGCCGGTAAGCAATTAGGGCTTTATGCCGATAATGATATCGCTATCGGGACGTCGTCTGAGCGATTTGAGTTAGATGAGTTCCATAAGAGTTCAAGCAAAGGCTTTTTAAATAAAACGACCACCACTACGCAGACGCAAATCGATAATACCACCGAAAAAGGCAGTCAGCTCTATGGCGATAGTGTCACCATTGCCGCCGGGAATAATTTAAGTGTCACCGGTAGTCAGGTGGTCGGTACTCACGATGTCAATCTGAAGGCCGGCAATAATATTGATATTGATGCCGCCGAGGAGTCTTATTACCGTAAACAAGAGACGAAGACGAAAAAATCCGGGCTGATGAGTAGTGGCGGTATCGGGGTGACAATTGGTCATGAGAAAGAAAATCTGAAACAGACCGATAGCGAGCAAGCCTATTTAGGTAGTACCGTCGGCAGCACTGAGGGTAATGTGAGCATTCAGGCCGGTAAGGATATTACCGTCAAAGGCAGTGATATTATTGCCAAGCAGGATGTGAACTTAACCGGTGAGAATGTGGCTATCGAGGCACTTGATGCCAAAACCACCTATAACGAGCAGTACACTTATGAGAAATCCGGACTGACCATTGCGTTAACCGGTACGGCAGCAGATATGTATGAAGCGGCCAAAGCCGTTGAGCGGGCGAAAGAGAAAGGCAATGATAAGTTATTAGCCCTGCAATCAATTAAATCTGCGCTGACCGCACTTGAAGCGATTGAAGATTTGCAGCTGCAAAATCAGCAAGGTCAAAAACAGGCGTCAATCGGTGTCAGTGTGATGGTGGGCACGCAGCGCACTGAGCGGGAGGTCAATCAGGAGCAACATAATGTTATCAGTAGCGGGGTCTCTGCCGGGCAGAATATTCATATCACCGCAACCGGTGATGCAAATGAGCAAGGCGGGGATATCACCTTAAAAGGCAGTGAGGTGAAAGCCGGCAATGATATTAATCTGACCGCTAACCGGGATGTGAATGTGATTGGTGCGGTCAATACGCAGCACAGTGACCGGGATGAGAAAAGCTACGGCGGCGGCGTGGGGATTCAGCTTCAGTTTGGTGGTGATGAAAGTGGTCTGCGGTTTAAAGCCAACGGTAACTTTAGTCGGGAGCGGGAAAACGCTGACGGCAGTGCCTGGACCGAGAGTGTGATTGATGCTAAAAATCAACTCAATATCAAAACCGGTCATGATGTGAATGTGGTCGGTGGTCAGTTAAAAGGTGATACGGTGAAGATGAATGTGGGCAATAATCTTAACATTCAGTCACTGCAAGATACCGATAATTATGATTATGAAAAAATCAGTGCTTCGGTCAGCGGCACCGCCGGTTATGGTGGGGTGAGTGCGAACGGCTCGTTATCGGCGACGGAAATGGAAAGTAAATGGGCAAGTGTGACGGACCAGTCGGGTATCTTTGCCGGTAAAGGCGGCTATGATATCACGGTCGGCAATAACACGGACTTAAAAGGCGCAGTGATTGCCTCGAAAGCGGAAGATACCAGTAAAAACAAACTTGATACCGGCACTATCAGCTTCAGTGATATTAAAAATAAAGCTGACTTTAAAGTGACCCATGTTGCCATTAGTGGTGGCACCGCCGGTCCCGGTGCGCCAACGGCATTTAAAGACAGTGACAGTGACTCAAGCACCACCAAATCAGCGGTGGAAAAAGGCGAGTTAATCATCCGCAATCAGGACCAGCAAAAACAGGATATTAACGGCTTAAGCCGGGATACGGACAGTGCCAATAATCCGCTCAAACAGATTTTTGATAAGCAAAAAGAGCTGGATAAAATTGAGACGGTTGAGCTGATTAAAGATATTGCCCAGCAGGCTAAAAGTGTGGTGAAGAAATATGACCGCATTGAGGCACAAAAAGAGGTGGATAAAAACAAGGATGCGTTAACCCGGGCGGAAGCGGAAAAGCGATATAAATATTTAAGTGATGAGGAAAAAGCGAAATACGCCTCATTTGAACAATATTATAGCGCGAATGAAGATTCCATTTATTACGCGCTGGTTGATACTCAGCTAAAAGCCAATAAAGATAAAAATCTGGGCACAATGGGCGGTAATGTCAGTAAAGGGATTGATACCGCTATGGCGATTGTGACCGGGGTGATTACCGGCGATATTACCGGTAGTCTGGCGGGTGCCAGTGCGCCGTGGATTGCCGAGCAAATCAAACTGCATACCGGTCATGCTGATGAAAAAGGTAACTGGGTGACCGATGATATCGCCGGTAACTTAATTGCCCATGCGATACTCGGCGCCGTTGTCGCTGAGCTGCAAGGTGGTCCATCGATTGCCGGTGGGGCCGGAGCGGTTGTCGGTGAGCTGGCGGCAAAACTGATTCGTGAGCAACTCTACGGTAAAGATGTTAAAGACTTAACCGAAGCTGAAAAACAAAACATCAGCGCCCTCGCCCAACTAGCAGCCGGCCTGGCGATTGCCGCCGGTGGCGGTGATACCGGCGCTGCCGGTGCGGCGATTGCTGCCGGGAAGAATGCGGTTGAGAATAATTATTTAAATTCGTCAGATCATCAGACTAAAGAAAGTCTAAAATATAAAGAAAAAAATGGAACAATAACTGATTCTGAAAAACTAAAATTATTAGAGCTTCAAATAAAAGATGAAAGCACGACAAATGCTTTGTTAGAAGCCTGTGTTGATGCTAATAGTCAGGCATGTGCAACAGAACGCCAAAATGCTTATGATGCATTGAAGACCTACCAACAATATACTTATTTATATCCTGTGGAAACTCAAATAGGTTATCAGGAAATAAACCATTTATTAAAATCAACATCAAAAGAAGCAAATGAATTGCGCAGTATCTATGATGGCGTGGTGTTATCTTTTCAGCGTTGGGGTTACAACGAAGAAGATGCACAAAAAATGGCTGGCTATTATATGGGTAGCATGATGACAGTTCATGGTGTAGTTGGAGCTGGGATTACTCTGCCTAGAATACAAAAAGTATTCGGTAACACCAAGCAGTTGATCGGAAAAACTGCAACCAATGCCGGAAAGGGAACTGCTGTCAACAAACCATTAGACAAAACAGAGTTAGAGCTACAACACGGCAAAGGAAATGTTGAACAAGGTGGTGGCAATTATAAAGAGACTAAGGATAAAATACTTGATAATCAAGCTGCCAATCAGAAAGCCAACGAAAGTAGTAAATTTGGTGAACATGTAGCGAAAGAGCAACAAATTAATGCTGGTAAGGGGACAACACAGAATCTACCTGAGTGGATATCTGATATAAACTCGCCTAACGGTCGCCATTACTTTAATAACATAAATCAAAAGACAACGGCCAAGCCTCTAAATACAGTCATTGATTCATCTGTAGATGTTGCTGCGGATATGGCGGCAATTAAAAATGGACAAGCCTCAATAAAAGGAAATCAGATAACAGTTAATGGTCGAATCTATGAGAGAGAAGCCAACGGTACATTAGCGCCGATATCAGGGAATGGATTTACAACTTTAAATAGAGGTGAATTTAAATCTCTTGGGGTTTATAATCAATTTGGTAATACGAAACGGGCTGAGGATATTTTAAATAGTATGGGTATGAGTGCAGAATCTAGAGCAAAAGCACTTGAAGTATGGAGTAAAAATAATAAATGA
- a CDS encoding hemagglutinin repeat-containing protein, translating into MQLIALMTANRDVNVIGAVNTQHSDRDEKSYGGGVGIQLQFGGDESGLRFKANGNFSRERENADGSAWTESVIDAKNQLNIKTGHDVNVVGGQLKGDTVKMNVGNNLNIQSLQDTDNYDYEKISASVSGTAGYGGVSANGSLSATEMESKWASVTDQSGIFAGKGGYDITVGNNTDLKGAVIASKAEDTGKNKLDTGTISFSDIKNKADFKVTHVAISGGTAGPGAPTAFKDSDSDSSTTKSAVEKGELIIRNQDQQKQDINGLSRDTDSANNPLKQIFDKQKELDKIETVELIKDIAQQAKSVVKKYDRIEAQKEVDKNKDALTRAEAEKRYKYLSDEEKAKYASFEQYYSANEDSIYYALVDTQLKANKDKNLGTMGGNVSKGIDTAMAIVTGVITGDITGSLAGASAPWIAEQIKLHTGHADEKGNWVTDDIAGNLIAHAILGAVVAELQGGPSIAGGVGAVVGELAAKLIREQLYGKDVKDLTEAEKQNISALAQLAAGLAIAAGGGDTGAAGAAIAAGKNAVENNHIGQAIVKAAEASCNGDKACEDKVIWEGINSYNETIIEYGEPQVIVIGGLIAAPIAIDIAGPAIASCTANPVLCANNVGTWLIETVGFEGYPAAGLGMTAGSLVNSLSKSELNELAAIMELYKNNRIENPSVVLNEIKTTLSENGSYKIVYDRANNTIVKQTKAGKGTAANKPLDKTELELQHGKGNVEQGGGNYKETKDKILDNQAANQKANESSNFGEHVKNENKLTENWNNTNQAHNASNKQKLKEDLSNENLQNIAKKDPRLNAVVNGHNGKLNYGIGSGTTAEANELGMQWVGEGAKQTSNGGWISADGTRGYRPPSSKDSPFATTGIQANFETYKFDVDGNRIKVGNGHLNIKD; encoded by the coding sequence ATGCAGCTAATAGCCCTAATGACCGCTAACCGGGATGTGAATGTGATTGGTGCGGTCAATACGCAGCACAGTGACCGGGATGAGAAAAGCTATGGCGGCGGCGTGGGGATTCAGCTTCAGTTTGGTGGCGATGAAAGTGGTCTGCGGTTTAAAGCCAACGGTAACTTTAGTCGGGAGCGGGAAAATGCTGACGGCAGTGCCTGGACCGAGAGTGTGATTGATGCCAAAAATCAACTCAATATCAAAACCGGTCATGATGTGAATGTGGTCGGTGGTCAGTTAAAAGGTGATACGGTGAAGATGAATGTGGGCAATAATCTTAACATTCAGTCACTGCAAGATACCGATAATTATGATTATGAAAAAATCAGTGCTTCAGTCAGCGGCACCGCCGGTTATGGTGGGGTGAGTGCGAACGGCTCGTTATCGGCCACTGAAATGGAAAGTAAATGGGCAAGTGTGACTGACCAGTCGGGTATCTTTGCCGGTAAAGGCGGCTATGATATCACGGTCGGCAATAACACGGACTTAAAAGGCGCGGTGATTGCCTCGAAAGCGGAAGATACCGGTAAAAACAAACTCGATACCGGCACTATCAGCTTCAGTGATATTAAAAATAAAGCTGACTTTAAAGTGACCCATGTTGCCATTAGTGGTGGCACCGCCGGTCCCGGTGCGCCAACGGCATTTAAAGACAGTGACAGTGACTCAAGTACCACCAAATCAGCGGTGGAAAAAGGCGAGTTAATCATCCGCAATCAGGACCAGCAAAAACAGGATATTAACGGCTTAAGCCGGGATACGGACAGTGCCAATAATCCGCTCAAACAGATTTTTGATAAGCAAAAAGAGCTGGATAAAATTGAGACGGTTGAGCTGATTAAAGATATTGCCCAACAGGCTAAAAGTGTGGTGAAGAAATATGACCGCATTGAGGCACAAAAAGAGGTGGATAAAAACAAGGATGCGTTAACCCGGGCGGAAGCGGAAAAGCGATATAAATATTTAAGTGATGAGGAAAAAGCGAAATACGCCTCATTTGAACAATATTATAGCGCGAATGAAGACTCCATTTATTACGCGCTGGTTGATACTCAGCTAAAAGCCAATAAAGATAAAAATCTGGGCACAATGGGCGGTAATGTCAGTAAAGGGATTGATACCGCTATGGCGATAGTGACCGGGGTGATTACCGGTGATATTACCGGTAGTCTGGCCGGTGCCAGTGCGCCGTGGATTGCCGAGCAAATCAAACTGCATACCGGTCATGCTGATGAAAAAGGTAACTGGGTGACCGATGATATCGCCGGTAACTTAATTGCCCATGCGATACTCGGCGCCGTTGTTGCTGAGCTGCAAGGTGGTCCATCGATTGCCGGTGGGGTCGGAGCGGTTGTCGGTGAGCTGGCGGCAAAACTGATTCGTGAGCAACTCTACGGTAAAGACGTTAAAGACTTAACCGAAGCCGAAAAACAAAACATCAGCGCCCTCGCCCAGCTGGCAGCCGGCCTGGCGATTGCCGCCGGTGGCGGTGATACCGGCGCTGCCGGTGCAGCGATTGCTGCCGGAAAGAATGCGGTTGAGAATAATCATATTGGTCAAGCCATTGTAAAGGCCGCAGAGGCTTCATGTAACGGCGATAAAGCTTGTGAAGATAAGGTTATCTGGGAAGGAATAAACAGTTATAACGAAACGATAATAGAGTACGGCGAACCGCAAGTGATTGTGATAGGCGGACTGATAGCCGCACCTATCGCAATTGATATAGCCGGTCCTGCTATTGCTTCTTGTACTGCCAATCCTGTATTGTGTGCCAATAATGTAGGAACTTGGTTAATCGAAACTGTTGGATTTGAAGGTTACCCGGCGGCAGGGTTAGGAATGACTGCTGGCTCATTAGTTAATTCATTAAGTAAGTCTGAACTGAATGAACTTGCTGCTATAATGGAATTATATAAAAATAATCGTATTGAAAATCCATCTGTCGTATTAAATGAAATAAAAACGACTCTTAGTGAAAACGGGAGTTATAAAATTGTTTATGATAGAGCTAATAACACTATCGTTAAACAAACTAAAGCTGGAAAGGGAACTGCTGCCAACAAACCATTAGACAAAACAGAGTTAGAGCTACAACACGGCAAAGGAAATGTTGAACAAGGTGGTGGAAATTATAAAGAGACTAAGGATAAAATACTTGATAATCAAGCTGCCAATCAGAAAGCAAATGAAAGTAGTAATTTTGGTGAACATGTAAAAAATGAAAATAAGCTGACTGAAAATTGGAATAATACCAATCAGGCGCACAATGCTTCAAATAAACAAAAATTAAAAGAAGATTTATCAAATGAAAATCTACAAAACATAGCTAAAAAAGATCCTAGATTAAATGCTGTAGTTAACGGTCATAATGGAAAATTAAATTATGGTATTGGCTCAGGTACTACTGCGGAAGCGAACGAATTAGGGATGCAATGGGTTGGTGAAGGAGCTAAACAAACGTCTAACGGAGGATGGATTAGCGCTGATGGCACTAGAGGATATAGACCTCCATCAAGTAAGGATAGTCCATTTGCAACAACAGGAATCCAGGCCAATTTTGAAACATATAAGTTCGATGTTGATGGGAATAGAATAAAAGTAGGCAACGGACATTTGAATATTAAGGATTAA
- a CDS encoding immunity 8 family protein — translation MKVLLKSVGSIDYDPATYLPEESNIFSITLNLSIGLADSNGADYFDLLVCTPEWLSKSIWEPELIRHMLIVRKYDLDEIKDIINKCIEKCTCDTWLETAQKLSRYFAWEYEDYQS, via the coding sequence ATGAAAGTTTTATTAAAGTCAGTTGGTTCAATAGACTATGACCCAGCAACATATCTTCCAGAAGAAAGTAATATTTTTAGTATTACATTAAATTTATCTATAGGTCTAGCAGATAGCAATGGAGCAGATTATTTCGACCTATTGGTCTGTACTCCTGAATGGTTATCAAAAAGTATTTGGGAACCTGAATTAATTCGTCACATGCTAATAGTTCGCAAATATGATCTTGACGAAATAAAAGACATAATAAATAAATGTATCGAAAAGTGTACTTGTGATACTTGGTTGGAAACAGCTCAGAAACTATCAAGGTACTTTGCTTGGGAATATGAGGATTATCAGTCATAG
- a CDS encoding hemagglutinin repeat-containing protein: MGTSSERFELDEFHKSSSKGFLNKTTTTTQTQIDNTTEKGSQLYGDSVTIAAGNNLSVTGSQVVGTHDVNLKAGNNIDIDAAEESYYRKQETKTKKSGLMSSGGIGVTIGHEKENLKQTDSEQAYLGSTVGSTEGNVSIQAGKDITVKGSDIIAKQDVNLTGENVAIEALDAKTTYNEQYTYEKSGLTIALTGTAADMYEAAKAVERAKEKGNDKLLALQSIKSALTALEAIEDLQLQNQQGQKQASIGVSVMVGTQRTEREVNQEQHNVISSGVSAGQNIHITATGDANEQGGDITLKGSEVKAGNDINLTANRDVNVIGAVNTQHSDRDEKSYGGGVGIQLQFGGDESGLRFKANGNFSRERENADGSAWTESVIDAKNQLNIKTGHDVNVVGGQLKGDTVKMNVGNNLNIQSLQDTDNYDYEKISASVSGTAGYGGVSANGSLSATEMESKWASVTDQSGIFAGKGGYDITVGNNTDLKGAVIASKAEDTSKNKLDTGTISFSDIKNKADFKVTHVAISGGTAGPGAPTAFKDSDSDSSTTKSAVEKGELIIRNQDQQKQDINGLSRDTDSANNPLKQIFDKQKELDKIETVELIKDIAQQAKSVVKKYDRIEAQKEVDKNKDALTRAEAEKRYKYLSDEEKAKYASFEQYYEDNKDYIYYALVDKQLETNKNKDKNLGTMGGNVSKGIDTAMAIVTGVITGDITGSLAGASAPWIAEQIKLHTGHQDEKGNWVTDDIAGNLIAHAILGAVVAELQGGPSIAGGAGAVVGELAAKLIREQLYGKDVKDLTEAEKQNISALAQLAAGLAIAAGGGDTGAAGAAIAAGKNAVENNAVSTSDGGNWGAWLNIHHDTGAQYDATLDAYANNYLTAEETEQALSGLIKGKGMPNGSDYAELWMRAPEQIGQYLPGPIGIAMEILALADVAITNTDKANLVQLLTEASKDHLSGLDNSESMAALDMMISRLAAGSKNKQLQGIIKRNVESNVAKNQKGNASSKFGDHVAKEQQINAGKGKTNPTAPIKINIANDFTKSPQSIWGRSADDIAKDFQAAGYQVNVRQSTRGSGQAVIIEVKGHPEISQIQIHPGGGRHGGSYYKVSTTTQGTLKVVDPKTYKSSAGEKATIINKPKE, translated from the coding sequence ATCGGGACATCATCGGAGCGATTTGAGTTAGATGAGTTCCATAAGAGTTCAAGCAAAGGCTTTTTAAATAAAACGACCACCACCACGCAGACGCAAATCGATAATACCACCGAAAAAGGCAGTCAGCTCTATGGCGATAGTGTCACCATTGCCGCCGGGAATAATTTAAGTGTCACCGGTAGTCAGGTGGTCGGTACTCACGATGTCAATCTGAAGGCGGGCAATAATATTGATATTGATGCCGCCGAGGAGTCTTATTACCGTAAACAAGAGACGAAGACGAAAAAATCCGGGCTGATGAGTAGCGGCGGTATCGGGGTGACCATTGGTCATGAGAAAGAAAATCTGAAACAGACCGATAGCGAGCAAGCCTATTTAGGCAGTACCGTCGGCAGCACTGAGGGTAATGTGAGCATTCAGGCCGGTAAGGATATTACCGTCAAAGGCAGTGATATTATTGCCAAGCAGGATGTGAACTTAACCGGTGAGAATGTGGCTATCGAGGCACTTGATGCCAAAACCACCTATAACGAGCAGTACACTTATGAGAAATCCGGACTGACCATTGCCTTAACCGGTACGGCAGCAGATATGTATGAAGCGGCCAAAGCCGTTGAGCGGGCGAAAGAGAAAGGTAATGATAAATTATTAGCCCTGCAATCAATTAAATCTGCGCTGACCGCACTTGAAGCGATTGAAGATTTGCAGCTGCAAAATCAGCAAGGTCAAAAACAGGCGTCAATCGGTGTCAGTGTGATGGTGGGCACGCAGCGCACTGAGCGGGAGGTCAATCAGGAGCAACATAATGTTATCAGTAGCGGGGTCTCTGCCGGGCAGAATATTCATATCACCGCAACCGGTGATGCAAATGAGCAAGGCGGGGATATCACCTTAAAAGGCAGTGAGGTGAAAGCCGGCAATGATATTAATCTGACCGCTAACCGGGATGTGAATGTGATTGGTGCGGTCAATACGCAGCACAGTGACCGGGATGAGAAAAGCTACGGCGGTGGCGTGGGGATTCAGCTTCAGTTTGGTGGTGATGAAAGTGGTCTGCGGTTTAAAGCCAACGGTAACTTTAGTCGGGAGCGGGAAAACGCTGACGGCAGTGCCTGGACCGAGAGTGTGATTGATGCTAAAAATCAACTCAATATCAAAACCGGTCATGATGTGAATGTGGTCGGTGGTCAGTTAAAAGGTGATACGGTGAAGATGAATGTGGGCAATAATCTTAACATTCAGTCACTGCAAGATACCGATAATTATGATTATGAAAAAATCAGTGCTTCAGTCAGCGGCACCGCCGGTTATGGTGGGGTGAGTGCGAACGGCTCGTTATCGGCCACGGAAATGGAAAGTAAATGGGCAAGTGTGACTGACCAGTCGGGTATCTTTGCCGGTAAAGGCGGCTATGATATCACGGTCGGCAATAACACGGACTTAAAAGGGGCGGTGATTGCCTCGAAAGCGGAAGATACCAGTAAAAACAAACTTGATACCGGCACTATCAGCTTCAGTGATATTAAAAATAAAGCTGACTTTAAAGTGACCCATGTTGCCATTAGTGGTGGCACGGCCGGTCCCGGTGCGCCAACGGCATTTAAAGACAGTGACAGTGACTCAAGCACCACCAAATCAGCGGTGGAAAAAGGCGAGTTAATCATCCGCAATCAGGACCAGCAAAAACAGGATATCAACGGCTTAAGCCGGGATACGGACAGTGCCAATAATCCGCTCAAACAGATTTTTGATAAGCAAAAAGAGCTGGATAAAATTGAAACCGTTGAGCTGATTAAAGATATTGCCCAGCAGGCTAAAAGTGTGGTGAAGAAATATGACCGCATTGAGGCACAAAAAGAGGTGGATAAAAATAAGGATGCGTTAACCCGGGCGGAAGCGGAAAAGCGATATAAATATTTAAGTGATGAGGAAAAAGCGAAATACGCCTCATTTGAACAATATTATGAAGATAATAAAGATTATATTTACTATGCGCTGGTTGATAAGCAGCTGGAAACCAATAAAAATAAAGATAAAAACCTGGGCACCATGGGCGGTAATGTCAGTAAAGGGATTGATACCGCTATGGCGATAGTGACCGGGGTGATTACCGGTGATATTACCGGCAGTCTGGCGGGTGCCAGTGCGCCGTGGATTGCCGAGCAAATCAAACTGCATACCGGTCATCAAGATGAAAAAGGTAACTGGGTGACCGATGATATCGCCGGCAACTTAATTGCCCATGCGATACTCGGCGCCGTTGTTGCGGAGCTGCAAGGTGGTCCATCGATTGCCGGAGGGGCCGGAGCGGTTGTCGGTGAGCTGGCGGCAAAACTGATTCGTGAGCAACTCTACGGTAAAGATGTTAAAGACTTAACCGAAGCTGAAAAACAAAACATCAGCGCCCTCGCCCAACTAGCAGCCGGCCTGGCGATTGCCGCCGGTGGCGGTGATACCGGCGCTGCCGGTGCGGCGATTGCTGCCGGGAAGAATGCGGTTGAGAATAATGCCGTAAGCACGAGTGATGGTGGTAACTGGGGTGCTTGGCTTAATATACATCATGATACCGGGGCTCAATACGATGCAACACTTGATGCATATGCTAATAATTATTTAACGGCAGAAGAAACCGAGCAAGCACTGAGTGGCTTAATAAAAGGTAAAGGAATGCCTAATGGTAGCGATTATGCTGAATTATGGATGCGTGCACCCGAACAAATTGGGCAATATTTGCCCGGACCAATCGGTATAGCTATGGAAATTTTAGCCTTAGCTGATGTTGCCATAACAAATACAGATAAAGCTAATCTGGTACAATTATTAACTGAGGCAAGCAAGGATCATTTATCTGGCTTAGATAATTCAGAATCAATGGCTGCACTCGATATGATGATAAGTCGATTAGCTGCGGGTAGTAAAAATAAACAACTTCAAGGTATAATCAAACGTAATGTAGAATCCAATGTCGCAAAAAATCAAAAAGGCAATGCGTCGAGTAAATTTGGTGACCATGTAGCGAAAGAGCAACAAATTAATGCTGGTAAGGGGAAAACCAATCCAACAGCACCTATAAAAATTAATATTGCAAATGATTTTACAAAATCGCCTCAATCTATTTGGGGTAGATCTGCTGATGATATTGCAAAAGATTTTCAGGCAGCAGGTTATCAAGTTAATGTTAGACAATCAACAAGAGGTTCAGGACAGGCGGTCATTATTGAAGTTAAAGGTCATCCTGAAATTAGCCAGATACAGATACACCCTGGTGGAGGACGTCATGGTGGTAGCTATTATAAAGTATCAACTACAACACAAGGTACGTTAAAAGTTGTTGATCCAAAGACATATAAATCAAGTGCGGGAGAAAAAGCGACAATTATCAATAAACCAAAGGAATAA